The Coffea arabica cultivar ET-39 chromosome 10e, Coffea Arabica ET-39 HiFi, whole genome shotgun sequence region GAATTGTTTGTTTCAACTTTAAATGGTGGCCGTCGTACATTCAGAAAAATATGGAAGAACATCCAGTATGATCATGCGATGCTCAAATGCCACGAATCTTTTGAAAACAAGTTAAGGAACGAAGGTACAAATATGCCATGAATCTTTCTACCCCGCTCTCAGAACGAAGGCACAAATATGGGAGGATTTAACAACCAAAGCCTTGGATTCTACGTTTCATCTCACAGACGTAGTAGGAGGAGTAATTTCAAGGCCATTATGGTAAGAAGAAGACAAACATCAAACTCCAAAGCCATGAATTATGATGATGCTTCTCTAGTTCAAGGATGAGGTGACTCCCCTCACATGCCTTCTCATGATGGCTACAGGAGACTGAGTTGTTGCTTTGTCACTCTCATAACCACTCTCTGTTCACCCCTCCCCACTCATCATCTTCTTTAAGTATTCAATATCATGACTCATTTCTCTCCTCTCCTGTCCTTTTATAATATAtgtggtctttttttttttttatacaataaATATTTTCGCCCCCTTCTACTGCGATGGTTTCGTTTAATTCGTCCGTCCACAACTACTACCAGTAGTATATTAATTGAAGAAATCACAACCTCGTTGTTCTCTTCTCCCTCAAATAAGAAAAAAGGGATTCTAGTTCATTTCCAGCCTATGCTGCGAGCCCATGATCAGTTCCATCTCCATATATAACCTTTCTTTGACCGAAACAAGAAAGAattgaactaaaaaaaaaaaagagagagaaaaaagaaacccCCTCTGCTCCTATTTTAGCAAAAATGACAGTACAGGCAAAAGTCTTGATGGCGTGACTGGAGGgggtaaaagaaagaaatgtaAAAGGGGCTGTCACGGGTTCATCAGAATTCCTTGTTTGGAAAGTGAAACGGAGGATACAATGAGCATCCCATCCCACTTTAGTAAGGCATTCATGAGGAAGTCGTTGTACTCGAAAGGCAATTGAGaacaaagaatatttcatataCAAGTATGATGATCACTCAGTTCTTCTTTGTCCAATTCTAACTGCAAAATCCACTTTCTTGGATGGATTAGAAGTTTGAGCTTCACAAAGATAAATGGGTAATAGAccgttggaaaaaaaaaatcctccaatGGTAGTGGCACTGCAGTACATTACAATCTCGATGTGTCGAATTCCGATGAGAGAAAAGGGTGTGGAGTCATAATGCAAAATGTTCTTTTCTTCGTCGTTTACGCTATCCAAGTTTTCAAGCATTGATGATAGGCAGCCTTAAAAAGCGTTTCTTTATCAGAAACAACTATTACtttacccctttttttttttggataaaagaaataatttcattgCCATGAATTTGCTGTAATGACTGAAAACGCATCAACATGCCACAGATATGGACAAGCATAAAAAACAAAATGTTATTGTGGGTTCTAAAATAACTTCAGTATCATAATATTGTTGCTTTTCCTAGACAGAATGCTGTCACTGCTCAAGTACCTAACTTGACAAATGAAACCTTTAAATCAGCTGGACAAGCATTGCGGTAGTTCgactggttctgtaatctggtAGTTATCGTGTGCTACCTTATTATGTATTCTTGGGGCAAGACTCTACGCAGGCTTAGGAGATTAATCTGATTGGAAGGTAGGGATATCCCCaaatgaaaatatatatatatatatatatatatatatatattcagcTGGACAAAACTCGAGCAGTTAAGAGCAGGCTCAGGCCTCGGAGTCTTGTTATCACAACTTGGGTGGGCATGTGTAATTCAAGCGAAGACCAGTACCAACTCGAGTCTGATCCAAGTTCTCTTCTTTAAATCCCAAAAGCTAAAGCTAGCAGAGGATCAAATGGACTGGACAATTGTTAGCTGATGATATACGCTGTTGGAACTTGGAAGCCGACCCAAACAGCCCAAGACGAGTCACTCGGAGGTTCAAAATTACAAGAAATTGCTGTGGCTAAGATTGAATGTGACCCCACAAAATCCTACAACACCATTGACGCTGAGCTCACATTCCCGTTTTCCACAAGTGCTCACTTGTAGCAGTAATTCTTTGCAATAATCTCAGCCCTTTGCACATACACATAGCCAATTCCTTGAAGCGTAGACAGCAGAGAAAAGAGTTACTTGGAATCTTAGAAGAAATTAGTCAGAGAAAATGACAATTACACCTTCAGTTTCCAGACTGCATTCTCCATTCATATGCTGTCCTCTCaagatttcttcttcttcttctggtcTTCTTACGCAGAAATCAATTAGGAACCGACGCTGCCCAACTTCTTATCCATGCATCAGAGCTATTGAACTTGACCAGAATACGGTGCCCCTCTTCTGTCCTTGTAACAttccttctttttattttatttttatcttgtaGTTTCTTCTGTTTTAAAATCATAACAGATGTCTAACCAGTTTTTATTGATTCTTGTATGTTTCCTTTTTGAGATGGCATTGGATTCTGCAGATAGTAGCAATAACGGTAGGTGTGGCCAGCATTGCAGTTGGGATTGGAATTCCAGTTTTCTATGAAACCCAAATTGACAGTGCGGTTAGTCCTTAAGCTTGatgttctttcttctttttctgttaGAAAGTACATTTATTTCCATGAAATTTTGTATCTTCTCTTTATTATTTGATTGGGAATCCAGCATTTTGGTAATTTGTACTcaattttcaatgattcaataTTGGAGAGCTGACGCTAGTGCATACTATTGCTGTAGGCCAAAAGAGAGAATACCCAGCCATGCTTCCCTTGCAATGGCTCTGGTGCTCgtgagttaatttttttttttttcctttttcagtaTTTCCTGTGTTTTCAAGACAGATAAATTGTTGAATTgacatgttttcttttttgttttaaattttttattgagCAACTGACATAATTAGTTAGTCCGTTGATCGAACAATTTGAATGAAACAAGGAAGCAAAATGAAGCTTTAGAAGTAAAACAGCAGGAAATAATGATCGTTTACCTGTCTTGGAGTTTTGACACAACTTTGTGACTTGATGGGTTAAATGTAAAGATGTTAGATTACATCCACTATGGATTACTTGTGCTTCCATTCACACTCCACATTGGGGTTGATATATTTATTGGCTGCTTGAAAAtctttacacttcatatttagGAAATTGGTTGATCTTATAGTTCAGAGGGCTTAAATCTTAAGTGTCAACCCAAGGACTCTAGTGTATGGCTTGCAACTCTTCCATAATCCAAAGCTTGGAACTTGGTATGCTTCCATTAAGGCAATAACCAAATGTACATGGCTGGAAAAGCAATCTTATGTTACTTATGTGGATAACCAGCAAAATGCAGTCTTTTACTCTTGATTGTTCAATTGCTTGATAACCATCAGACTGTTATGCAACCATTTTCTGGATATCAGATGAATACAAGAAAGGAACAGTGGGTTTCTGTAAATTGTGTTATTGATGCATTGTCTCTGTGTGCATTTTGTGGTGAAGAAATGAGATTGTAAAAACTGTTTACATTGTCAATGGAAGTCAATGTTCTATTGTTGCCACCTATTAATTGCCTAAGCACGGTTTACTCTAAACAGTAATATTTCACAGAATTATGAGACTTAAAACAGCTTACAAATATTCAATGGGATCCTTCACCAGAGACGTGCAGATTTTGCATGGGAACTGGAAGTGTGTCAGTCGAGCTTGGTGGGGGTGACAAAGAAGTCTCCCGCTGCATCAATTGTGAAGGTATGGGATCCTTGACATGCACTACATGTCAAGGAAGTGGCATTCAACCTCGATATCTTGATCGCAGGTGTGTACTTGCgcattttctccttttctgtGTATGCCTAACTGACTATTGAACTACAATGTTGTAAGGTACTTGTAATTACATAAAGCTGTAAAATCTGATTCTGATATAGGGAACCAGGACAAGGAAAATATGGCTCGAAAACTTTAATTTTCAcattaaaacatttacaattCTGAAGATGCGTCTAAGCAGCAGCAAGAGAAAACAGTAGTGTAAGTGGCAGCTATGGTAGCCTGTTTTACTGATTGGAAGTAAACTTTTGCTGTTGAGAACAGAGAATTCAAAGATGACGATTAGGATATCTCCGAGCTACTGTGGTTCGCTCAATGGTGAGCCGCGCTTCAGTCATGGAGCAATCCCACAGCTATTCGTGAATAACAACCTCAGTTGTTCCCTCTTTTGCTCAGCCAGACTCTTTATATTGGTATTCATTTATGTATGGCTAACAAGTTGTTTATCAGTGAACAAAATTTGTACACGATCTCGTTTTCCACTTGCTTCTAGATTTCCAACTGGTGTATCTGATTAACAATGTAAGCATATGCAATACCAAGTGGATATTGAAGATGCAAAAGCATGTGTATATAGTTACAGTTGTCGTATGCAAAAAGGATCCCATCTGCAATATTGGACTGTCTAGAGAGAATTTCCATTTTTTGCCACTTCTAAGTTCTTAGGCTTAGGAAGAGGAGAAGACGAAGACGAATGCAGCAACATCAGGCCAAATTGTTAAAAGGAGCCGGTGTGGCTACAGTATCTAGAGGACGGATCAATTGCTAAGAAGCACAATTTCCTAAATGCTGCGTAATACTTGAAATGACTGGTTTCTGCAGCTTGCGTGATGACAAATTCCCCATCTCCTCTCAATTTTGGACCCAGCGGTAAAATCATGAATCACTGAAGTCCATCCAAAATGTTTAAACATGGAAAAACATAAACAAACAAGCCAAGAGGCCCAAGACCCATCAACAATGCAGCCAAGGAGAAATAAAAATATCAAATCGTCGACAGCAGGGTTCGAACCTGCGCGGGCGAAGCCCAACAGATTTCAAGTCTGTCTCCTTAACCACTCGGACATATCGACGGTTGGTGATGCTCAGCATTGTTGATACCATTTTGAATAAGACTCGAACGAGGGGTTTAGGGTTTAAGCCTTTAAGGTCTCCCTGCAGGAGGATTGTGATCTTCTTTGGAACTCAATTACAATCGAGCTACATGAACACTGAATTAGCTTCTACCTGTAGAAATTGACCGGATATCCCCGGCGGTATCTCCATTTAAGGACCTCACACATCCTCCCCAtcagaacaaaacaaaagaaagagaggagaaagaCAGTAGGAATGTTGTATATTATAGGACTGGGATTGGGAGATGAGAAAGACATCACCCTCAGAGGCCTTGAAGCTGTTCAGAAGTCCCAAAAAGTATTCATTGAAGCTTATACCTCTCTCCTCTCCTTTGGTATCTCCTCCGATGGCCTTTCTACTCTGgtatcatttttgtttttaatttaattttggtaGTTTCAGAATTCTTTGCTCGTCAAGCAGTTAACAAAGCTTAGAAAGAAATGTACAATCTTTTGCAGGAAAAGCTCTACGGCAAATCAATTACGGTAGCGGATAGGGAAATGGTCGAGGAAAAGGCAGACGATATACTCTTGGAAGCTACATCGTCCGATGTTGCTTTTCTCGTTGTTGGAGACCCTTTTGGGTAATGTACCACtgcatctcaatttcaattcttCAGTCTCTTCAAATGTTGCAATTTTTTATGTGGGGTttgtttgtttcttgttgatTGCACAGCAATCATTTAATGTAAAAGATGCTGCAATGTATCTTGTATGTGCGAACATTTGAAGTTTGAAGTAATCATCTTTCAAACTCTTCTTTAAATGTGTTTAATGTACTGCATGAAAATTTTTGGTTATACAGAGAGTCATGCAAGTATAGGCAGTCTGTAAGAGTAGATAGGTTCATTTCATCGATCAGGGAGCTTACTATTCTCTTTCATGGACTAATTCATTTCTCTTGCTACTTTTGTGCTGCAATTGTTCACAGAGCTACTACGCACACAGATCTCGTTGTTAGAGCAAAAAAATTGGGTGTGGATGTTAAGGTTGTGCATAATGCGTCAGTAATGAATGCAATTGGAGTTTGTGGTTTACAACTCTACCGATATGGAGAGACGGTTTCCCTTCCATTTTTCACTGATACTTGGAGGCCTGATAGTTTTTATGAGAAGATTCAAAGAAATAGAAAGCTGGGATTGCATACTCTTTGCTTGTTAGGTAAGGTTGACATCTTTGATTGACAAACCAAACAATGTTTTTAATGAACTTAGATGCTGTAGTTAACAGCTGCGGTTGCTTGGCCCTGGTTTTACTGCACACTGCATCATCTGACATGTATGTGCAATGCATTTTTTGTGTTCCAAGAAGCTGTGTATATAGGCGGTGCAGTAGTGAACTTACAACAAGAATTGCCAAGTTCACATTCTgatgttttaattgttttggcTTCTCTAGCTTTCCATGTGCTTGGGTCAACTCAATTGACTAGTTGTATTTGAGTGCTTTGTAATTTTTCATAGTTTTGTTTTCAATCGCTGTTTTAATCCCGTCCGGTTCATGTTTAGAGCTTTTAGTCCATGAGAAAACCATCGAATCAACTATCATTGGTCATTCACTtccaggttttttttttcccatgcCTTCCATGCCTTCACATCTTATCCTCATTTTAGATAATTCTATTGTCACTTTGTATTGCCCTCAAACATCTCTGTAACAATCGAAAGTTCTGAGGTTCTACAACTCTTTTTCTTGTTAAAACCTTAAGCAATAACAGAACTCTAATTAAGAATTCTGCTTTGCAGACATACGAGTAAAGGAGCCCTCCTTGGAGTCTTTGTGCAGGTTCGTTTCAGTGTTAATGCCAGCCTGTAGAATGAAAAACCCCATGTGATTTTGTTTGTCTCTTGCTTTTATGCTTGACTCATCTGCAATATTCTTGATTCCCAAGTTACAGAGGGAAAAAGCAATATGAGCCTCCAAGGTTTATGGCAGTAAGTGTTGCAATTGAGCAGCTCCTGGAGGTTGAACAAATGCGTGGAGAAAATGGTAGGTATACGGGTACAATTGCATTGCTTTTCAGTTGTTGTGGCTCCTGAGATCTTTccatcaaaaaattttcaactagCTATATACCTTTTAGCTTGATCTGCACAGATCTTATTCCATCTAAAATGTACTTCGCCATGAAGTAGTTATCCTTTTTGGTTGTGTCGTCTGGTGTTAATTCCCTGTTCGTGGAAAcatttcagctttgattaacTTGCGCTACTAACGTGTTGTTTTCACTACCCATGTTTTGTGGGCCTATCATGATGAGCTCCAATGTTCCTACATGCAACATCATTAGAGAAGTAAAGCCATTTTGCTTTGGCCACCTGGATTTTTTTCCCTGTTTATGTTGCTTTTaaaaatattctgctatttgtttTGTCTGGAATTGCAGCATACACTGAAGACACTACTTGCGTTGGCTTTGCTCGACTTGGTAGTGAAGATCAGTTGGTGGTTGCCGGTTCGATGAAACAATTGTTAGAGGTGGACTTTGGTCTCCCACTGCATTGCCTCGTGATAGTCGGTGACACTCACCccgtggaagaagaaatgctgGATTTCTATAAGCTAGCCAAAAATCAGGGCCAAGCCTGAATATTTTAATTGTACATCAATAGGATTGTATGACAGTTATTGTTGTATCCATCGTTTATCTCTTGCATTATTTCAACTTTAATTGGCTCTCGGTGTTGAGAATGCCAATCTTGCTCGTTGTTGGACGATTAGGTTTGTTTTACGATACCAGCTTAAATAGAACTAATTCAGTACTGAAATGATGCGACATTGATTTTACTGGAAGGGCATTGCACATCTGCATATTTACTTTTCTTTGTACAGAACGGACATTTCCTAGACAGAACACGAATCCAGTTTTCAGCAATTAGTAGTCACCGTGACCGTTGATCATGCTAAAGCATCTTGCATCCCTACTAGCCAGCAAGTCAAAAAAACTTATCGCCTAACACAGTTTTTCCTATTGAAGGGTGTTATCTGCACCAAAATATATCAAAAACCAAAAGGTAGTTCTACTAAACTAGGAGAAAAAATGACCACACTTCCCCTGTAGCCATGTTAACCTTACTGTGTTGCTCTTAAGAGAAAGGAACATCTCTCGTGAACTGGGATCCTCAAAAAGATCCAGCGCTGCATAATAGAGCCAATCCTCAATGCCTTCAATCTCGTCCAAAGCTTTTATGCAGTTGGTTATCGTAAATTTATCATCAGTCTTAGACATATCTG contains the following coding sequences:
- the LOC113712479 gene encoding probable diphthine methyl ester synthase isoform X6; the encoded protein is MRKTSPSEALKLFRSPKKYSLKLIPLSSPLEKLYGKSITVADREMVEEKADDILLEATSSDVAFLVVGDPFGATTHTDLVVRAKKLGVDVKVVHNASVMNAIGVCGLQLYRYGETVSLPFFTDTWRPDSFYEKIQRNRKLGLHTLCLLDIRVKEPSLESLCSYRGKKQYEPPRFMAVSVAIEQLLEVEQMRGENAYTEDTTCVGFARLGSEDQLVVAGSMKQLLEVDFGLPLHCLVIVGDTHPVEEEMLDFYKLAKNQGQA
- the LOC113712479 gene encoding probable diphthine methyl ester synthase isoform X5, producing the protein MLYIIGLGLGDEKDITLRGLEAVQKSQKVFIEAYTSLLSFEMYNLLQEKLYGKSITVADREMVEEKADDILLEATSSDVAFLVVGDPFGATTHTDLVVRAKKLGVDVKVVHNASVMNAIGVCGLQLYRYGETVSLPFFTDTWRPDSFYEKIQRNRKLGLHTLCLLDIRVKEPSLESLCSYRGKKQYEPPRFMAVSVAIEQLLEVEQMRGENAYTEDTTCVGFARLGSEDQLVVAGSMKQLLEVDFGLPLHCLVIVGDTHPVEEEMLDFYKLAKNQGQA
- the LOC113712479 gene encoding probable diphthine methyl ester synthase isoform X2, which encodes MLYIIGLGLGDEKDITLRGLEAVQKSQKVFIEAYTSLLSFGISSDGLSTLKEMYNLLQEKLYGKSITVADREMVEEKADDILLEATSSDVAFLVVGDPFGATTHTDLVVRAKKLGVDVKVVHNASVMNAIGVCGLQLYRYGETVSLPFFTDTWRPDSFYEKIQRNRKLGLHTLCLLDIRVKEPSLESLCRGKKQYEPPRFMAVSVAIEQLLEVEQMRGENAYTEDTTCVGFARLGSEDQLVVAGSMKQLLEVDFGLPLHCLVIVGDTHPVEEEMLDFYKLAKNQGQA
- the LOC113712479 gene encoding probable diphthine methyl ester synthase isoform X1, whose product is MLYIIGLGLGDEKDITLRGLEAVQKSQKVFIEAYTSLLSFGISSDGLSTLKEMYNLLQEKLYGKSITVADREMVEEKADDILLEATSSDVAFLVVGDPFGATTHTDLVVRAKKLGVDVKVVHNASVMNAIGVCGLQLYRYGETVSLPFFTDTWRPDSFYEKIQRNRKLGLHTLCLLDIRVKEPSLESLCSYRGKKQYEPPRFMAVSVAIEQLLEVEQMRGENAYTEDTTCVGFARLGSEDQLVVAGSMKQLLEVDFGLPLHCLVIVGDTHPVEEEMLDFYKLAKNQGQA
- the LOC113712481 gene encoding protein SPA, chloroplastic yields the protein MTITPSVSRLHSPFICCPLKISSSSSGLLTQKSIRNRRCPTSYPCIRAIELDQNTIVAITVGVASIAVGIGIPVFYETQIDSAAKRENTQPCFPCNGSGAQTCRFCMGTGSVSVELGGGDKEVSRCINCEGMGSLTCTTCQGSGIQPRYLDRREFKDDD
- the LOC113712479 gene encoding probable diphthine methyl ester synthase isoform X4, coding for MLYIIGLGLGDEKDITLRGLEAVQKSQKVFIEAYTSLLSFGISSDGLSTLEKLYGKSITVADREMVEEKADDILLEATSSDVAFLVVGDPFGATTHTDLVVRAKKLGVDVKVVHNASVMNAIGVCGLQLYRYGETVSLPFFTDTWRPDSFYEKIQRNRKLGLHTLCLLDIRVKEPSLESLCRGKKQYEPPRFMAVSVAIEQLLEVEQMRGENAYTEDTTCVGFARLGSEDQLVVAGSMKQLLEVDFGLPLHCLVIVGDTHPVEEEMLDFYKLAKNQGQA
- the LOC113712479 gene encoding probable diphthine methyl ester synthase isoform X3 yields the protein MLYIIGLGLGDEKDITLRGLEAVQKSQKVFIEAYTSLLSFGISSDGLSTLEKLYGKSITVADREMVEEKADDILLEATSSDVAFLVVGDPFGATTHTDLVVRAKKLGVDVKVVHNASVMNAIGVCGLQLYRYGETVSLPFFTDTWRPDSFYEKIQRNRKLGLHTLCLLDIRVKEPSLESLCSYRGKKQYEPPRFMAVSVAIEQLLEVEQMRGENAYTEDTTCVGFARLGSEDQLVVAGSMKQLLEVDFGLPLHCLVIVGDTHPVEEEMLDFYKLAKNQGQA